One genomic segment of Brassica napus cultivar Da-Ae chromosome A3, Da-Ae, whole genome shotgun sequence includes these proteins:
- the LOC106438732 gene encoding protein STRUBBELIG-RECEPTOR FAMILY 3-like isoform X1, translating to MKRSKLYCLPLLLSLLILSPSFSFAATNPDDVAAVNGLFAALGSPVLPGWIAAAGDPCGESWQGILCNGSDIISITLNDANLGGELGDTNLVRLHSIRTIDFSNNHIGGSIPSTFPATLQQFSLSSNQFTGTIPESLGTLSSLSDIFLNNNNLSGELPDVFQNLVSLINLDISANNLSGMLPPSMGSLLALTTLHVQNNQLSGTLDVLQDLPLNDLNVENNLFSGAIPEKLLNIQTFLKEGNMFNSTTVVAPSLSPSISPTKPSPPRRPFFGVPPPPAPERNRGKASDGPSPSEESSSSHTKRIVLISFGGVILFIILVLALLLLLPKCARRRRVSKRHQVGADRVHRENPLENMPPVLPPPVRSEKVPFTKAGQEPKVFHDLERLQRPPPPPPPPITRQESQDIDFSMLMPPPPPPPPPPPPPPLAEKVIVMPIKSPERPFKKPSPKTRLHVTSVKHYSIASLQQYTQSFSQENLLGSGMLGSVYRARLPNGKLLAVKKLDKRASEQQQDHEFIELVNDIDMIRHANIVELVGYCAEHDQRLLIYEYCSNGTLQDGLHSDDEFKKKLSWSTRVRMALGAARALEYLHEVCEPPIIHRNFKSANVLLDDDLSVLVSDCGLAPLISSGSVSQLSGQLLAAYGYGAPEFDSGVYTWQSDVYSFGVVMLELLTGRMSYDRDRTRGEQFLVRWAIPQLHDIDALGKMVDPSLNRQYPAKSLSHFADIISRCVQSEPEFRPLMSEVVQDLLDMIRRERHGSGEPSVD from the exons ATGAAGAGATCTAAGCTCTACTGTCTTCCCCTGCTCTTGTCTCTGCTGATTTTGTCTCCTTCCTTCTCCTTTGCTGCTACAAATCCTGATGATG ttGCTGCGGTGAACGGCCTGTTCGCTGCACTTGGATCACCTGTTCTCCCTGGTTGGATTGCTGCTGCTGGAGACCCATGTGGTGAATCTTGGCAAGGCATTCTCTGCAATGGCTCAGATATAATAAGCAT AACCTTAAATGACGCCAATTTGGGAGGAGAGCTTGGTGACACCAACTTAGTTAGGCTCCATTCTATCAGGACAAT agACTTCAGCAACAATCATATAGGAGGAAGCATACCTTCTACTTTTCCGGCTACATTGCAGCAATT TTCTCTTTCATCTAATCAGTTCACCGGAACCATCCCTGAATCTTTAGGAACACTAAGTTCTCTGAGTGACAT atttttgaataataataatctctCAGGAGAGCTACCTGATGTGTTTCAAAACCTTGTTAGCCTGATTAATCT AGATATATCAGCTAACAATCTAAGCGGCATGTTGCCTCCTTCAATGGGGAGTTTGTTAGCTCTTACAACATT ACATGTTCAGAACAATCAGCTCTCAGGAACTCTAGACGTTCTTCAAGACCTTCCTCTTAATGACTT AAATGTAGAGAATAACCTCTTCTCTGGAGCCATACCGGAGAAACTACTAAACATTCAGACATTCCT AAAGGAAGGGAACATGTTCAACTCCACCACAGTTGTTGCACCATCATTGTCTCCGTCTATATCTCCAACAAAACCTTCTCCTCCTAGGCGGCCATTTTTTGGAGTTCCACCACCTCCTGCACCTGAAAGAAACCGAGGGAAAGCTTCTGATGGACCTTCTCCTTCAGAGGAATCCAGCTCTTCACATACTAAACGGATAGTCCTCATATCATTCGGCGGCgtcatcctcttcatcattcTAGTTCTAGCACTACTCTTGCTCTTGCCAAAATGTGCAAGACGAAGAAGAGTCTCTAAACGGCATCAAGTTGGTGCTGACAGAGTACACAGAGAGAATCCTCTGGAGAACATGCCTCCTGTACTGCCACCACCTGTTCGGTCTGAGAAAG TACCCTTCACCAAAGCTGGACAAGAACCAAAGGTTTTTCATGACCTTGAACGGCTGCAAagacctcctcctcctccaccaccgccTATAACAAGACAGGAGAGTCAAGATATTGACTTTTCAATGTTAATGCCACCAccgcctcctcctccacctccaccaccacctcctcctctaGCTGAGAAGGTCATTGTGATGCCAATCAAGTCTCCGGAGAGACCCTTTAAGAAGCCTTCCCCTAAAACACGCTTACATGTTACTTCCGTGAAGCACTATTCAATTGCATCTCTTCAGCAATACACACAGAGCTTCTCTCAGGAGAATCTCCTCGGCTCAGGCATGCTTGGGAGCGTTTACAGGGCTCGTCTTCCCAACGGGAAGCTCTTGGCTGTCAAGAAGCTGGACAAGAGGGCTTCTGAGCAGCAACAGGATCACGAGTTCATCGAGCTAGTGAACGATATAGATATGATACGCCACGCCAACATCGTTGAGCTTGTTGGTTACTGCGCTGAGCATGATCAGAGACTACTGATCTACGAGTACTGCAGTAACGGTACTTTACAAGACGGTTTGCATTCAGACGATGAGTTCAAGAAGAAACTCTCGTGGAGTACACGTGTCAGAATGGCACTTGGAGCTGCAAGAGCCCTTGA GTACTTGCATGAGGTGTGTGAGCCACCAATCATACACAGAAACTTCAAGTCAGCCAATGTCTTACTAGACGATGATCTGAGTGTTCTTGTCTCGGATTGTGGTTTGGCACCATTGATATCATCAGGCTCTGTGAGTCAG TTGTCAGGACAGTTGCTTGCGGCTTACGGATATGGAGCTCCAGAGTTTGATTCAGGAGTCTATACATGGCAGAGTGATGTATACAGTTTTGGTGTTGTCATGTTAGAACTCTTAACTGGTAGAATGTCCTACGACAG GGATCGCACAAGAGGAGAGCAGTTCTTGGTGAGGTGGGCAATCCCTCAGCTTCATGATATCGATGCATTGGGCAAAATGGTTGATCCGTCTCTTAACAGACAATACCCTGCAAAGTCATTGTCACACTTTGCTGATATAATTTCCCGGTGTGTTCAG TCTGAACCAGAGTTTAGACCATTGATGTCTGAAGTAGTTCAAGATCTTCTAGATATGATCAGAAGAGAGCGTCATGGTTCAGGGGAGCCTAGCGTAGACTAG
- the LOC106438732 gene encoding protein STRUBBELIG-RECEPTOR FAMILY 3-like isoform X2 gives MKRSKLYCLPLLLSLLILSPSFSFAATNPDDVAAVNGLFAALGSPVLPGWIAAAGDPCGESWQGILCNGSDIISITLNDANLGGELGDTNLVRLHSIRTIDFSNNHIGGSIPSTFPATLQQFSLSSNQFTGTIPESLGTLSSLSDIDISANNLSGMLPPSMGSLLALTTLHVQNNQLSGTLDVLQDLPLNDLNVENNLFSGAIPEKLLNIQTFLKEGNMFNSTTVVAPSLSPSISPTKPSPPRRPFFGVPPPPAPERNRGKASDGPSPSEESSSSHTKRIVLISFGGVILFIILVLALLLLLPKCARRRRVSKRHQVGADRVHRENPLENMPPVLPPPVRSEKVPFTKAGQEPKVFHDLERLQRPPPPPPPPITRQESQDIDFSMLMPPPPPPPPPPPPPPLAEKVIVMPIKSPERPFKKPSPKTRLHVTSVKHYSIASLQQYTQSFSQENLLGSGMLGSVYRARLPNGKLLAVKKLDKRASEQQQDHEFIELVNDIDMIRHANIVELVGYCAEHDQRLLIYEYCSNGTLQDGLHSDDEFKKKLSWSTRVRMALGAARALEYLHEVCEPPIIHRNFKSANVLLDDDLSVLVSDCGLAPLISSGSVSQLSGQLLAAYGYGAPEFDSGVYTWQSDVYSFGVVMLELLTGRMSYDRDRTRGEQFLVRWAIPQLHDIDALGKMVDPSLNRQYPAKSLSHFADIISRCVQSEPEFRPLMSEVVQDLLDMIRRERHGSGEPSVD, from the exons ATGAAGAGATCTAAGCTCTACTGTCTTCCCCTGCTCTTGTCTCTGCTGATTTTGTCTCCTTCCTTCTCCTTTGCTGCTACAAATCCTGATGATG ttGCTGCGGTGAACGGCCTGTTCGCTGCACTTGGATCACCTGTTCTCCCTGGTTGGATTGCTGCTGCTGGAGACCCATGTGGTGAATCTTGGCAAGGCATTCTCTGCAATGGCTCAGATATAATAAGCAT AACCTTAAATGACGCCAATTTGGGAGGAGAGCTTGGTGACACCAACTTAGTTAGGCTCCATTCTATCAGGACAAT agACTTCAGCAACAATCATATAGGAGGAAGCATACCTTCTACTTTTCCGGCTACATTGCAGCAATT TTCTCTTTCATCTAATCAGTTCACCGGAACCATCCCTGAATCTTTAGGAACACTAAGTTCTCTGAGTGACAT AGATATATCAGCTAACAATCTAAGCGGCATGTTGCCTCCTTCAATGGGGAGTTTGTTAGCTCTTACAACATT ACATGTTCAGAACAATCAGCTCTCAGGAACTCTAGACGTTCTTCAAGACCTTCCTCTTAATGACTT AAATGTAGAGAATAACCTCTTCTCTGGAGCCATACCGGAGAAACTACTAAACATTCAGACATTCCT AAAGGAAGGGAACATGTTCAACTCCACCACAGTTGTTGCACCATCATTGTCTCCGTCTATATCTCCAACAAAACCTTCTCCTCCTAGGCGGCCATTTTTTGGAGTTCCACCACCTCCTGCACCTGAAAGAAACCGAGGGAAAGCTTCTGATGGACCTTCTCCTTCAGAGGAATCCAGCTCTTCACATACTAAACGGATAGTCCTCATATCATTCGGCGGCgtcatcctcttcatcattcTAGTTCTAGCACTACTCTTGCTCTTGCCAAAATGTGCAAGACGAAGAAGAGTCTCTAAACGGCATCAAGTTGGTGCTGACAGAGTACACAGAGAGAATCCTCTGGAGAACATGCCTCCTGTACTGCCACCACCTGTTCGGTCTGAGAAAG TACCCTTCACCAAAGCTGGACAAGAACCAAAGGTTTTTCATGACCTTGAACGGCTGCAAagacctcctcctcctccaccaccgccTATAACAAGACAGGAGAGTCAAGATATTGACTTTTCAATGTTAATGCCACCAccgcctcctcctccacctccaccaccacctcctcctctaGCTGAGAAGGTCATTGTGATGCCAATCAAGTCTCCGGAGAGACCCTTTAAGAAGCCTTCCCCTAAAACACGCTTACATGTTACTTCCGTGAAGCACTATTCAATTGCATCTCTTCAGCAATACACACAGAGCTTCTCTCAGGAGAATCTCCTCGGCTCAGGCATGCTTGGGAGCGTTTACAGGGCTCGTCTTCCCAACGGGAAGCTCTTGGCTGTCAAGAAGCTGGACAAGAGGGCTTCTGAGCAGCAACAGGATCACGAGTTCATCGAGCTAGTGAACGATATAGATATGATACGCCACGCCAACATCGTTGAGCTTGTTGGTTACTGCGCTGAGCATGATCAGAGACTACTGATCTACGAGTACTGCAGTAACGGTACTTTACAAGACGGTTTGCATTCAGACGATGAGTTCAAGAAGAAACTCTCGTGGAGTACACGTGTCAGAATGGCACTTGGAGCTGCAAGAGCCCTTGA GTACTTGCATGAGGTGTGTGAGCCACCAATCATACACAGAAACTTCAAGTCAGCCAATGTCTTACTAGACGATGATCTGAGTGTTCTTGTCTCGGATTGTGGTTTGGCACCATTGATATCATCAGGCTCTGTGAGTCAG TTGTCAGGACAGTTGCTTGCGGCTTACGGATATGGAGCTCCAGAGTTTGATTCAGGAGTCTATACATGGCAGAGTGATGTATACAGTTTTGGTGTTGTCATGTTAGAACTCTTAACTGGTAGAATGTCCTACGACAG GGATCGCACAAGAGGAGAGCAGTTCTTGGTGAGGTGGGCAATCCCTCAGCTTCATGATATCGATGCATTGGGCAAAATGGTTGATCCGTCTCTTAACAGACAATACCCTGCAAAGTCATTGTCACACTTTGCTGATATAATTTCCCGGTGTGTTCAG TCTGAACCAGAGTTTAGACCATTGATGTCTGAAGTAGTTCAAGATCTTCTAGATATGATCAGAAGAGAGCGTCATGGTTCAGGGGAGCCTAGCGTAGACTAG
- the LOC106400149 gene encoding protein ACCELERATED CELL DEATH 6, protein MGRSDVRYDGQKKYISSRMYLAHETRSIDFLNLPTLFSDTGTTVPMSPKTIAAVRAGDETFVRDMTIDVELALSSVNDHGNTMLHLAAAAGHTSLVCYMLYAYPGLLMKSNLMGEVALHIAAGAGHLDVVEALVSYINDKITRAVAKKIYFAKNRNEDNALHVALKRKHVKVASCLVSAEQCLSFVPNKDGFSPLYLAIEAGQADLAKHMWKHSNNGSSSTYCLASKVGGRSIVHGAMKAKRKDLIAAILNEDASLINLRDEGRTCLSFGASIGYYEGVYYLLDKSIDSVYVSNDDGSFPIHMAAKYGHVKILKAILKRCPDALELLDIDGQNILHVAAKNGKAEVIKFILRCYKDKNKEKLINEEDVNGNTPLHLATKNWHPKVVSMLTWDNRVDLETLNHNGLTAIDVAEENMDSSYTFFQRLTWMALISAGAPSGPNPITSTLVTDNPDGGKHKDRINTLLLVATLVATMTFTAGFTLPGGYNGSAPNLGMATLAKKTAFQVFLLFDTLAMYCSIVAVVALIWAHLGDISLIMKAFNLALPLLGFALISMSIAFMAGTYASISHLPFLAYFILGIGLFFLLALLLIIIPYVSPHYTTNLFLRHIFYCPYFLMLLAAGDNRNND, encoded by the exons ATGGGGCGATCTGATGTGCGATATGATGGACAGAAGAAATACATAAGTTCTCGGATGTATCTGGCACATGAAACCAGATCCATCGACTTTCTCAATTTGCCAACTCTCTTCAGTGACACCGGTACCACTGTGCCAATGAGTCCAAAGACCATTGCTGCAGTAAGAGCAGGTGATGAAACTTTCGTGAGAGATATGACAATTGATGTTGAGCTTGCTCTAAGCTCAGTGAACGATCATGGAAATACGATGCTTCATCTTGCAGCGGCCGCGGGTCACACCAGCCTTGTGTGTTATATGCTCTACGCGTACCCAGGTCTTCTAATGAAGTCAAACCTAATGGGCGAAGTCGCTCTCCATATTGCAGCAGGCGCAGGGCATCTTGATGTTGTCGAGGCTCTGGTTAGTTACATTAATGATAAAATCACACGTGCTGTTgccaaaaagatatattttgctAAGAATAGAAACGAAGACAATGCTTTACATGTTGCCTTAAAAAGGAAACATGTTAAGGTGGCTTCCTGTTTGGTTTCTGCAGAGCAATGTTTGTCTTTTGTTCCAAACAAGGATGGGTTTTCTCCCTTGTATTTAGCTATTGAAGCTGGACAGGCAGATCTTGCGAAACATATGTGGAAACATTCAAATAATGGATCAAGTAGCACATATTGTTTAGCTTCAAAGGTAGGAGGAAGATCCATAGTTCATGGCGCTATGAAGGCTAAGAGAAAAG ATCTCATTGCTGCTATACTTAATGAAGATGCAAGTCTTATTAACTTGAGAGATGAAGGAAGGACTTGTCTTTCTTTTGGTGCATCCATTGGATATTATGAAGGGGTTTACTATCTGTTAGACAAATCTATAGACAGTGTTTATGTCAGCAATGATGATGGCTCCTTTCCGATTCATATGGCCGCGAAGTATGGACATGTCAAAATTCTTAAGGCAATCCTTAAGCGTTGTCCAGATGCACTTGAGTTGCTTGACATAGACGGTCAAAACATTCTTCATGTTGCAGCAAAAAATGGAAAAGCCGAAGTCATCAAGTTTATCTTAAGATGTTATAAGGATAAGAACAAGGAAAAGTTGATTAACGAAGAAGATGTGAATGGAAACACTCCATTGCACTTGGCCACCAAAAATTGGCACCCTAAAGTTGTCAGTATGCTTACTTGGGATAACAGAGTTGACTTGGAAACACTGAACCATAACGGTCTCACAGCTATAGATGTCGCTGAGGAGAACATGGATTCGAGCTACACATTTTTTCAG AGGTTGACTTGGATGGCACTGATATCTGCTGGTGCACCAAGTGGTCCCAACCCAATAACATCCACTCTCGTAACAGACAATCCAGACGGTGGGAAGCACAAAGATCGGATCAATACTCTTCTTTTGGTGGCCACTCTTGTAGCCACAATGACTTTCACTGCAGGGTTCACACTTCCAGGGGGTTACAACGGTTCTGCTCCCAACTTGGGGATGGCAACTTTGGCCAAGAAAACAGCTTTCCAAGTGTTTCTCCTATTTGACACCTTGGCGATGTACTGTTCTATCGTAGCGGTAGTTGCTCTCATTTGGGCACATTTGGGAGATATTTCCCTCATAATGAAAGCGTTCAATCTTGCATTGCCACTTCTCGGGTTTGCGCTTATATCTATGTCGATAGCATTTATGGCTGGAACTTATGCTTCAATAAGCCACCTCCCCTTTCTTGCATATTTCATATTAGGCATCGGCCTGTTCTTCCTATTGGCTTTACTGCTGATCATTATTCCTTATGTGTCCCCGCATTATACTACGAATCTCTTTCTTCGACACATATTTTACTGCCCCTATTTCCTTATGCTTTTAGCCGCTGGTGACAACCGCAACAATGACTGA
- the LOC106438734 gene encoding uncharacterized protein LOC106438734, translated as MVFEKGSMKKSNLDRFLHCTTPVVPPQSLPKTEIRSLNKIWHHSERENVEYFRLSDLWDCYDEWSAYGAGVPIRLTNGESLVQYYVPYLSAIQIFTSRSSLIRLREESEDGESSFSDSYSEESESDKLSRSAASDEGLEHDALLHPNDRLGNLYMQHFERSAPYARVPLMDKINELAQRYPGLMSLRSVDLSPASWMAVAWYPIYHIPMGRTIKDLSTCFLTYHTLSSSFQDMEPEENGGEKERTRKEGEGVTLLPFGLATYKMQGNVWLSETDQGQDQERVLSLLSVADSWLKQLRVQHHDFNYFSRMAHRG; from the exons ATGGTGTTTGAAAAAGGGTCAATGAAAAAATCGAACCTTGACAGGTTCCTTCATTGCACAACACCTGTAGTGCCACCCCAATCTCTCCCCAAG ACGGAGATTAGGAGTTTGAATAAGATTTGGCATCActcagagagagaaaatgtaGAGTATTTCAGATTGAGTGATCTATGGGATTGCTACGATGAATGGAGCGCTTATGGAGCTGGTGTTCCCATTCGTCTCACTAATGGAGAATCTCTTGTTCAATACTATGTTCCTTACCTCTCTGCTATCCAGATCTTCACCTCTCGTTCTTCCTTGATCCGCTTAAG GGAAGAGTCTGAAGATGGGGAAAGCTCGTTTAGTGATTCGTATAGTGAAGAGAGTGAGAGTGATAAGCTTTCAAGAAGTGCTGCTTCTGATGAAGGACTTGAGCATGACGCTCTTTTGCATCCCAATGATCGTTTGGGAAATCTTTATATGCAACACTTTGAGAGATCAGCTCCTTATGCTCGCGTTCCTCTCATGGATAAG ATCAATGAGTTGGCTCAAAGGTACCCTGGATTGATGTCGCTGAGAAGCGTAGATCTTTCCCCGGCAAGTTGGATGGCTGTAGCGTGGTACCCTATTTACCATATACCAATGGGAAGAACCATCAAAGATTTGTCTACTTGTTTCCTCACTTATCAcactctttcatcttctttccaAG ATATGGAGCCAGAAGAAAATGGCGGGGAGAAGGAGCGGACTCGGAAGGAAGGAGAAGGTGTAACTTTGCTTCCTTTCGGGTTAGCCACATACAAGATGCAAGGCAATGTTTGGCTCTCGGAAACTGATCAAGGTCAAGATCAAGAGCGCGTCCTGTCGCTTTTAAGTGTAGCTGATTCTTGGCTGAAACAGCTAAGAGTCCAACACCATGACTTCAACTACTTCTCAAGAATGGCTCACCGTGGCTAA
- the LOC106375116 gene encoding protein ACCELERATED CELL DEATH 6-like, translating into MDCSEARTDKIEAQRLTGVSHDIESVPDFLTNLRLSDLYNLPGEYVEMHPEIFNAMRAGNIEYLERMKSYGTPMACLKSDLGDSVLHLAAAWGHLELVKSLVSECPSLLLESNGKGQLPLHVAARAGHSAVVEALILSITFFAERFSEEGREKLNLFVLKDEYGDTPLHLALKDLHEKTEVLHIFVEILASFLANKNGISPLYLAIEAGNVSLVNAMLNRSGNNVQSKNLTSELEGRKSLVHAALMAKSTDVLDVILSEDTGLLNERDEEGRTCLSVGASMGYYKGICKVLDRSTNSVYERDEDGSFPIHMAVEKGHELLFLEILKRCPDSVVLINKQGQNILHIAAKSGKAVSFLLGYVRRLYTKYHLINEQDVDGNTPLHLATINWRPRTVDSLTSFASTKTNILNIQNKDGLRPLDLAELNLQSDYYLWERLTLMVLLCVYAPRGVAWLPTSGMTLRSRSEHHLDANKYKDHINALLLVAALVATVTFAAGFTIPGGFNSSAPNMGMAVLAYDSTLFFFLVLDTLAMQSSVVAIVALIWAQLGDPAIVHRAFHLALPSLFLALLSMSWAFVAALQATIKQNSVLINVISITSMVFYGLIIFLLAPYVIPQVPGFPFLQRLTRIYLILLLIFVNEDDSGRHYTSGSDNMCVKSVAESVGSSSANQVGKSA; encoded by the exons ATGGATTGTTCTGAAGCACGTACAGATAAAATTGAGGCACAGCGGTTAACGGGTGTGTCTCATGACATTGAATCTGTCCCAGATTTTCTTACCAATCTCAGGTTGTCAGATCTTTATAATCTCCCCGGTGAATATGTGGAGATGCATCCGGAAATCTTTAATGCAATGAGAGCTGGGAACATAGAATATTTGGAGAGGATGAAAAGCTACGGAACACCAATGGCATGTCTCAAGAGTGATTTAGGAGACTCGGTTCTtcaccttgctgcggcttgggGTCATCTTGAGCTAGTTAAGAGCTTAGTCTCTGAATGCCCATCTCTTCTGTTGGAGTCAAATGGCAAgggacagcttcctcttcatGTGGCGGCTCGTGCTGGCCATTCAGCAGTTGTTGAGGCTCTTATTTTGTCCATAACATTTTTTGCTGAAAGATTCTCTGAAGAAGGTAGAGAAAAATTGAATCTATTTGTTCTGAAGGACGAATATGGAGATACTCCTCTGCACTTAGCCTTGAAAGACCTCCATGAAAAAACAGAGGTATTGCATATTTTTGTTGAGATTTTAG CTTCGTTCCTTGCGaataaaaatggaatatctccttTGTATTTGGCAATTGAAGCTGGTAATGTATCCCTTGTGAATGCAATGTTAAACCGTTCTGGTAATAACGTCCAAAGCAAGAACTTGACCTCAGAATTAGAAGGGAGAAAATCGCTTGTGCATGCCGCCCTAATGGCCAAGAGTACAG ATGTTCTTGACGTTATTCTCAGTGAAGACACAGGTCTTCTAAACGAGCGAGACGAAGAAGGAAGAACTTGCCTTTCTGTTGGAGCATCCATGGGGTATTACAAAGGAATATGTAAGGTATTAGATCGATCAACAAATAGTGTTTATGAGCGCGACGAAGATGGTTCCTTTCCTATCCATATGGCAGTAGAGAAAGGTCATGAGT TGCTTTTCTT GGAGATTCTAAAACGTTGTCCAGATTCAGTAGTGCTGATTAACAAACAAGGTCAGAACATTCTTCACATTGCAGCAAAGAGTGGGAAAGCTGTATCTTTTCTTTTGGGCTATGTAAGGAGACTTTATACAAAGTATCATCTAATCAACGAGCAAGATGTAGATGGGAATACACCTTTGCACCTGGCCACCATAAATTGGCGCCCTCGGACTGTTGATAGTCTAACTAGCTTTGCTTCAACCAAAACAAACATTCTGAATATTCAGAACAAAGATGGGTTGAGACCTCTTGATCTCGCAGAGTTAAATCTACAGTCTGATTACTATCTGTGGGAG AGATTGACATTAATGGTATTGCTGTGCGTTTATGCGCCTAGAGGTGTTGCTTGGCTACCGACAAGTGGGATGACGCTAAGAAGCAGATCAGAGCATCATCTAGATGCAAACAAATACAAAGACCATATCAACGCTCTTCTACTGGTGGCAGCTCTTGTAGCCACTGTTACATTTGCTGCGGGATTTACAATACCAGGTGGCTTTAACAGTTCTGCTCCAAACATGGGTATGGCCGTTCTGGCCTATGACTCCACCCTCTTCTTTTTCCTAGTATTGGATACATTGGCGATGCAGAGCTCAGTTGTAGCAATAGTTGCTCTTATCTGGGCGCAGTTGGGGGATCCTGCAATCGTTCACAGAGCATTTCATTTGGCTTTGCCATCACTCTTCCTTGCTCTTCTCTCCATGTCATGGGCATTTGTTGCTGCCTTGCAGGCTACAATAAAGCAAAACAGCGTGCTTATAAACGTCATTTCAATTACTTCTATGGTCTTCTATGGTTTGATAATATTCCTCCTTGCCCCTTACGTTATCCCTCAGGTTCCTGGCTTTCCTTTTCTTCAAAGATTGACTCGTATATATCTTATCCTTCTTTTGATCTTTGTTAATGAAGACGATTCTGGAAGACATTACACATCTGGCTCTGATAATATGTGTGTGAAGAGTGTGGCAGAGTCTGTGGGATCCTCAAGCGCGAACCAAGTGGGAAAGTCTGCTTGA
- the LOC106438733 gene encoding protein SYM1 gives MASLCCSPTIIFSVKFPPSIRTHTQSPRLNRSKTQKQRITERRSLIVRSITEDREAIDVKKSDTFDPQEEPKGEEGYRDSDRLMSRGINAAIVLAAGTVAVTKLLSIDHDYWHGWTLYEILRYAPEHNWVAYEQILKTNPVLAKMAISGVVYSLGDWIAQCYEGKPLFEFDRTRVLRSGLVGFTLHGSLSHYYYQFCEALFPFQDWWVVPAKVAFDQTVWSAIWNTIYYTVLGLLRFQSPAKIFGEIKTTFWPMITAGWKLWPLAHLVTYGVIPVDQRLLWVDCIELIWVTILSTYSNEKAEAQTIGETNSSSTED, from the exons ATGGCATCTCTATGCTGCTCTCCCACCATCATCTTCTCCGTGAAGTTTCCTCCATCGATCAGAACCCATACCCAATCCCCCAGACTAAACCGTTCAAAGACTCAGAAACAGAGGATAACAGAGCGAAGAAGCTTGATCGTTAGATCAATCACTGAAGACAGAGAAGCAATCGATGTGAAGAAGAGTGACACCTTCGATCCACAAGAAGAACCAAAGGGAGAAGAAGGATATAGAGACTCCGATCGGCTGATGAGTCGAGGGATCAACGCAGCCATAGTTCTCGCCGCCGGCACCGTTGCCGTCACCAAGCTTCTCTCCATCGATCATGACTATTGGCAT GGTTGGACTCTGTACGAGATACTTAGATACGCACCTGAACACAACTGGGTTGCGTATGAGCAAATCCTCAAAACAAACCCTGTTTTAGCGAAGATGGCCATCAGTGGAGTTGTGTATTCTCTAGGAGATTGGATTGCACAA TGTTACGAAGGAAAGCCTCTGTTTGAGTTTGATAGAACTCGTGTTCTTAGATCAGGTCTTGTTGGTTTCACTCTCCATGGTTCGCTCTCTCATTATTACTACCAATTCTGCGag GCTCTGTTTCCTTTTCAAGATTGGTGGGTTGTCCCTGCAAAAGTGGCCTTTGATCAAACCGTGTGGTCAGCGATTTGGAACACTATCTACTATACAGTCTTAGGCTTATTGCGTTTCCAGTCACCAGCTAAGATTTTCGGCGAGATCAAGACCACGTTTTGGCCAATGATCACT GCAGGGTGGAAGCTTTGGCCATTGGCTCACTTGGTTACGTATGGTGTAATTCCTGTAGACCAAAGGCTTCTTTGGGTTGATTGTATTGAACTCATTTGGGTTACTATACTGTCGAC TTACTCAAATGAAAAAGCAGAGGCGCAAACTATAGGGGAAACAAACTCCAGTAGCACTGAG GACTAG